Proteins from a genomic interval of Desulfovibrio desulfuricans:
- a CDS encoding sensor domain-containing diguanylate cyclase gives MQKNTRKSFCWGVDPDLVYRNVDTAKERLLELPVGSLTGKFLVHCMHPDDAAMLRRALASAEPRALTGCTVRYVCPKGTHTVTSLSIKPLRSACGTLLGFEGEEHSIGSVDMHGDFAPIFEEVFAHDFMALCIVNRDGQLLAVNAQYAIIANKPANALVRAHILEAGVPSVEDVDRAFSFLPSGKSIAEQEIIWDDKDYVMAMYGLPDACGEIRSICVSLRDISLRKGLERRLEAANRQLEEMNLKDYLTGVFNRRHFDEALQREVARLAREGGEMCIGMVDVDKFKLYNDAYGHLAGDDCLARAAKAMSAALFRPGDELFRYGGEEFAIIMPQTGKKSATMVAERVREAISALRIPHCQSALGHVTISIGVAALDAASALSGHTACEELIRVADKALYAAKNSGRNKVASAACSIAESD, from the coding sequence ATGCAAAAAAATACCAGAAAATCATTTTGCTGGGGCGTTGACCCTGATCTGGTCTATCGTAATGTGGACACTGCAAAGGAGCGGTTGCTGGAATTGCCAGTGGGATCACTGACGGGCAAATTTCTGGTTCATTGCATGCACCCGGATGATGCCGCCATGCTGCGCCGCGCCCTTGCTTCTGCCGAGCCCAGGGCGCTCACAGGCTGCACCGTGCGCTATGTGTGCCCAAAGGGTACACACACGGTTACCAGCCTGAGCATAAAACCTCTGCGCAGTGCCTGCGGCACACTTCTCGGCTTTGAAGGCGAAGAACACAGCATAGGTTCTGTGGACATGCACGGAGATTTCGCGCCCATTTTTGAGGAGGTATTTGCGCACGATTTCATGGCGCTCTGCATCGTCAACAGGGATGGGCAACTGCTGGCGGTCAACGCGCAGTACGCCATTATTGCGAACAAGCCCGCCAACGCCCTGGTGCGCGCCCACATTCTTGAAGCGGGCGTTCCCTCTGTTGAAGATGTGGACAGGGCCTTCAGCTTTCTTCCGTCTGGCAAAAGCATCGCCGAGCAGGAGATCATCTGGGACGACAAGGACTACGTCATGGCCATGTACGGCCTGCCCGACGCCTGCGGCGAGATTCGCTCCATCTGTGTTTCGCTGCGCGACATAAGCCTGCGCAAGGGGCTGGAACGCCGGCTGGAGGCCGCCAATCGCCAACTGGAAGAGATGAATCTCAAGGATTACCTGACAGGCGTGTTCAACCGCCGCCATTTTGATGAAGCCCTGCAAAGGGAAGTGGCGCGCCTTGCGCGGGAAGGCGGCGAAATGTGCATTGGCATGGTCGATGTGGATAAATTCAAGCTGTACAACGACGCCTATGGGCACCTTGCCGGGGACGACTGCCTCGCCCGTGCGGCAAAGGCCATGAGCGCCGCGCTTTTCAGGCCAGGTGATGAACTGTTCCGCTACGGCGGCGAAGAATTCGCCATCATCATGCCCCAAACAGGCAAGAAAAGCGCCACAATGGTTGCCGAGCGCGTGCGCGAAGCCATCAGCGCCCTGCGCATCCCCCACTGCCAAAGCGCCCTTGGGCATGTGACCATCAGCATAGGCGTTGCAGCGCTCGATGCAGCCAGCGCCCTGTCAGGCCACACGGCCTGCGAAGAGCTCATCAGGGTAGCGGACAAAGCCCTGTACGCCGCTAAAAACAGCGGGCGCAACAAGGTCGCCTCAGCCGCGTGCAGCATTGCTGAGAGCGATTAA
- the sppA gene encoding signal peptide peptidase SppA: MNTESPLSMSAMPEGGPAEPAPSAASSAAAPAPTAGQSCACPLAQVPANVWKDLLRRPFRKRHPVIFWGLILLLLAGVGVFGAALGSNGLMGGQRIALVSVSGPIMDPEPALEWIRKVERDPMIAGVLLRVDSPGGGAAASQEIYSAVRELARKKPVAVSMGSLAASGGLMVSMAGSRVFANASTVTGSIGVRMDIPQLQGLMGKIGVGQETITTAPYKDAGSYMRPLSTEQRDYFKKVLDDMHQQFVDIVADGRHMEHARAAALASGKIFTGREAVQLGLVDELGGQQTALAWLSEQCGVPAERKLVTRPKEGGWLPRSLKTMLGVDLSALGSLSSSSPVFLYQF, from the coding sequence TTGAATACAGAGTCCCCGCTTTCCATGTCCGCCATGCCCGAGGGCGGCCCAGCCGAGCCTGCACCATCTGCGGCGTCCTCAGCAGCAGCGCCTGCACCCACGGCGGGGCAGTCCTGCGCCTGCCCGCTGGCCCAGGTTCCGGCAAACGTATGGAAGGATCTGCTGCGCCGTCCGTTCCGCAAGCGGCATCCGGTCATCTTTTGGGGGCTGATACTGCTTTTGCTGGCAGGTGTCGGCGTGTTTGGCGCTGCCCTCGGCAGCAACGGCCTCATGGGCGGCCAGCGCATAGCCCTTGTGTCTGTTTCCGGCCCCATCATGGATCCGGAACCTGCCCTTGAGTGGATACGCAAGGTGGAGCGCGACCCCATGATAGCGGGTGTGCTGCTGCGCGTGGATTCGCCTGGCGGGGGCGCAGCGGCATCGCAGGAAATCTATAGTGCCGTGCGTGAGCTGGCCCGCAAAAAGCCCGTGGCTGTCAGCATGGGGTCTCTGGCTGCTTCGGGCGGGCTAATGGTTAGCATGGCGGGATCGCGCGTGTTTGCCAATGCCTCCACCGTGACAGGCTCCATTGGCGTCCGCATGGACATTCCGCAGTTACAGGGCCTAATGGGTAAAATAGGCGTGGGGCAGGAGACCATAACCACCGCCCCCTACAAAGACGCCGGTTCCTACATGCGCCCGTTGAGTACCGAGCAGCGCGACTACTTTAAAAAAGTGCTGGACGACATGCACCAGCAGTTTGTGGACATAGTGGCCGATGGGCGGCACATGGAGCATGCCCGCGCCGCCGCGCTTGCCAGCGGCAAGATTTTTACCGGGCGTGAGGCCGTGCAGCTTGGGCTGGTGGACGAACTGGGCGGGCAGCAAACGGCTTTGGCGTGGCTTTCGGAGCAGTGCGGCGTACCAGCGGAGCGCAAGCTTGTGACCCGGCCCAAGGAAGGCGGCTGGCTGCCGCGCAGCCTCAAAACCATGCTTGGGGTTGATCTGAGCGCGCTGGGCAGCCTTTCTTCCAGCAGCCCTGTGTTTCTTTATCAGTTTTAG